The genomic window gtagtcccaaaacagctggagacccaagtttcggaAACTTTtcctaggtcaggggtaggcagcctaaggcccggggggggcccgatccggcccaatcgccttctcaatcggaatcagcgtgttttagtagaatgtgtgcttttatttaaaatgaatctctgggttatttgtggggcataggaatttgttcattattaaaaaaaaaatccaaaatatagtccggccccccacaaggtttgagggatggtggatcggccccctgctgaaaaagtttgctggcccctggccTAGGTAAACTATCATGGACCACTGAGGTGCTCAGGGATGCTCTTCGACCTGCAGATGGACAGGAGGCAGAGGTGGCCTCCTGGCTTTCCAGCTTTCGAGGTCCCACCTGGACTCCACCTGCCTGCATCCAGGGTCACCCACTTGCCCTCTCGTCAACGACGGTCCAGCTGCAATCCTGCCCATCAGGATGCAGAGGGAGTGGAAGCTCTCTGGACCAGGAACACAGCTGTTCTGGGTCTGTGCAGCACCTGACACCACAATGGGGCAGCGGCTGACTTAGGACAATGGCTCCCTAGGGCAATCTGGTGGGGCAAAGCCCCAAGGCGGAAGTCGTGCGATGCCTGCCCAAGATGCCAGCCCCACCACCTCCAGTTAGGGGGTGAAGCAGCAAGAGATGTGAAAGGTCCCTTCTCTTTCCCAAGAGCTCCTGGAGAGCTCCTATCAGTCAGAGAAGACCGGAGGCAAAAAGTGTGTCTCCTCCTGATTGGGAGGGGGCCAGGTGGGACCATTAACTCAGGCACAGAAGACCTGCTTTGCCTGGTGCCCGGTTCAGTCCCAGGTGGGATGCCCAGGTATGTGTCTAGTGGGAGATATAACCTCCATTTCACATTTTCTGAAGGCTTTGATGCAGCCCGTAAGTCGCAAAGAAACCGATGCTAATTGTGACTTTGGCCCATAAGGGAGAAAGAGCCTGGAGCAACATGGGCAGTCGGGTCTGGCACCCGGAACTCAGGTCTTGCTGCCGGTGTGTGCAGGACGGCTGCCGCGGATCGTAGCCACGAGCGCGGCTTGGCGCAGCAGACTCCCGTGACAGTTGCCTCTGGGACAGAACAGGATTTGCATATAGagtttttatttttctgctttcctATAAAACCAGATTTTATCgatggcacacacaaaaatacaagagggaaaaataaattaaattatatctTTTTCTACTTTAAAAAGTGCAGCTActgctatataaataaataccgCGATTCGCGACCTGCCATTTTGCAATGTCCTgctttttttaagaaaggaagaGGCACATTCAGCTATACCCTGAGACTGCAGAGAGACTCTGAATCACCAGTCCGAGGAACCGGCAGAGTTGGAGGCAAACTTAGCAAAGAAGGGAATGTTTAGGGCTgcggctcagtggcagaacatctgctagTATGAAAAGGTCACGGGTTCAACTCCCGGCATTTCCAGGTACGGCTGGGAATCTTCCCCATCTCAAATCCTGGAAagttgctgccggtcagtgcagacaaacCTGAGCTAGATAGGCAAATTGTTTGACCTGGTGCAATGTTAATGGCTACAATTAAACTTTGAGATACAGTATTAGATTCATATTTCAAACATTCACCAAGCTTTACATTAAGCTCCAGGGCCAGATCTACAATTTTTGTCCTGGAAGGCAAAGGTCTGCCCTGTTGCCCTCTGCCCTGGCACCGGATTCAGGAGGCTTGGTATATAACTCAAAGCTTTGGGTGAGCAAACCAAATCCAACTGCAAGGGCTGCCCATTCACAATACCAAACTAAGCtctttaaaatgtgtgctttcGTGGAGAAAGAACTGCAATATATAACTgacctatggaactcactgccacaggattaATGCATACATCATTTCATggattcatggaagacaatcctgAGACTGGATATGGGCTGGCTAGTTAAATAGAGCCTCCGTGCTCCAGTGTGTCCTGCTGACCAGCTCCCTGGCGCCATATTAGTgcccagaagcagaggcagcgaGGAAGACGCAATGGGCGGTATGCAGGCAAGAGCTTCCACTAGCGCGAGGACTCCTGGCTGCGCAATGCAAAATCCCCTGCCTCTCTTCTCCCTGTCGCCCCCACCCAGCTCTGGTCCACAGGGTCTGGGGGGGGAatccccagagcagatttaggggtgcACAGAGAGAGAGTTAAGTTCTGCCACACAGCTGAAAGTCCTAGCAGAAGCCCTTCACCGAATGCCACCCAATGGAGCCAGGCTGTAAGTGTGCACGTGAAGAAAGACCAAGACTGGCATCCAAAGGCACAGACCACCAGGTGGACCAGGCAAGGCTCCAGGAGTGTTCACGGGGGAACCATCCCGAGGGGGCAATGCCAGCTCTGCTAAAACAAAAGTGGTGTCCTCGGCTGGGGCAGGAACCGCTAGACTTCAATGTCCACGTCCCCCTCCTCGTTCTCGCCTCTGTCCTCCTCATCTGGCAGCTCCCGGGGGACAGGCTGCGGGCCCCCAAACTGCGAGAGCTTGGCTGCCTTCTGTTCCAGGCTCTGTTTCCGCCATTTGATCCTCCTGTTCTGGAACCAGACTTTCACCTGCAAGGCAGAAGGGCAGAAAGTGAGGGAGGCAGAGCCAGGAACCGATCCTGTCCCAATCCTGACAGTAGCAGCAGCGCGCAAGGATGCCCCCTGCCCGTCtatcttgggctcccttccaactctactacgAGTCTAtgactccctcaaccgttcctcatcaggcctggcttccaggcccttgatcaccTGGGTCTGTCCTGGATACAGGATGCCACTTCTTAAGAGTGTATAACAATGAAACAAGgaacagggtggtgatacaatgactactGCAATCGACACAAGATCGtatctgtaaacaaacactaAACATCcataaaaaaatggcaaaagtagtttccaAAATAGGTTTTTCCTTGAATAATTGCAAACACAGTACtaataaagagtccacttgtgaCATCTCAGTGGTTCACAGCTCCAGTAATCCAACGTTTCGTCGCTAAACGTGGGATGtgatccactgggagcagtcaagtacataATGTTCGTTGTAATGCTACAGAAGACAcgcgggggaatgtttggtccagccagtcgaaacctccagttcctcctgggctggagcatccttcctttgcaggTGACTaaaggtgggcatgaccttacctgcccaggtaacaaaaggacaagtcacgcagcactctctctctctttcatttccttcttcgttggaccagctttttagctaggaatgctctgctagctctccgctagcagaagcactgggattattcccccatatggggtagatccacatgcacatatttgtaactaagtctaccttcaggaatccaactgcgAACTGATGCAAGTAAACTTCTTTCATTGACtctgaataagattgtggcgtctttattcttataagagggattcaagggaacttaccaggaatgcacaattcaatctgagacagactgaatagtacagtcatacctcgtgttgcgttcgctgcgggttgcgaacggcgcgggttgcgaacgcgccgaacccggaagtaccggaacggattACTTTCGAGTTTGGCGGGTCGCGCATGCGCGGacgtgtcaaatgacgtcacgcgcatgcacagatgcgccAAATTGCAACCTgcacgtgcgcagaagcggtgctgcaggttgcggactgctcaggatacgaacggggctccggaatggatcccgttcgcatctagaggtaccactgtataatagtgagaggctcacacgagcctgcaaccagctctctgctgtgcatgtaaaaagggcgaacgtaaactctgctaagtaaaggaacttgctagagCAAATTAGGAagcatattaataaacaatatgtcctctcctgcctccctgaacattcccacactaaagagcttagtcatcgagctttgtagtaaataatatacaagagaagacagtatgtaaacgACTTGAGGGAGGGGTATACCTGCCCCCGCCTCCATTGCgaggagcacagaaagaggaCTCTGTCCTTCAGTTTGTTCAACCTCCTTCTTAAGAGAGGGCCGGAGAGGAAGGATGCTGAGCTTGCTGCTGGCcttgctgtgtgtgtttggggtggggggcattgcCTACCTGGGTTTCTGTGAGGTGCAGGGTGGCGGCCAGGTCCACCCGCTCGTTGCCCACCATGTACTGCTGCTTGAGGAACTCTTTCTCCAGCCGGTCCAGCTGCTCTGGCGTGAAGACGGTGCGCACCCTCTTCATCTTGCAGGGACCCCCCGATCTCCACGAAAGGGGAGCCCCCAGGGAACCAGAAAGGGCGCAGTGAGCAAACTCCAGCTCTGGAACGGCAAAAGGGGGAGACACCTCGTGACACGGGTGTCAAGGGAAAATACACCACAGGCCAGATTAGCGACTAGCCTGGGAGAAGCTGAGGggctggggagggaaaggaggtcATAGAACCACAGACTTGGAAGGGCCCCcttgagtcatctagtccaaccccctgcaatgagccTTGACAGAAGCTGGACATCCAAGCTGTGACCCAGCCGCCTCCCCCCCTGAATCACATGGCAGCAAGGAATTTGCGGCTGCCCGGTGGGATTTATTTGTCGTAAAATCATTGGCAGGCCAGCTTTCATTTCTAAGCAACAGCAAGGCAACTTGCGGGACAACACAGAACAAAGCGTAGCAACGCCCAGAACTCTGCAGagatgctgccggtcagtgcaggcaatgctgagctagatggccacGGATTTATTCTTGCACCCTCCATTCCACCTGCCAAAAGAGGATGCAAATCTGCCCCATGACATGACACACATGCCAAATCTATGCCTTGGGACCAATCCACATACAGCGTTGTAGAATCACCAGAGAATCTCCTTGGCACCCCTGAACCCGATTTCTCTCAGATGATCCTAGGGGCTGGAGACTGGCACCTGTGGGCATAAGGGGCATGGAAGGGGGGGGCTTGAAATAAGCTCGTCCCAAACCGTTCTGGGTTTTTAGGGTTTGAGGACCTT from Lacerta agilis isolate rLacAgi1 chromosome 9, rLacAgi1.pri, whole genome shotgun sequence includes these protein-coding regions:
- the LOC117053058 gene encoding homeobox protein not2-like — translated: MLQSRPLLFSALGEPAVEATRDPAPPSRSRFDIESLLAKPDPPRRSAPGASVWAAAATSPGALRFGCAVRFLPVPAVCLGERPPALLPLPPRQCAPTGCRRPELEFAHCALSGSLGAPLSWRSGGPCKMKRVRTVFTPEQLDRLEKEFLKQQYMVGNERVDLAATLHLTETQVKVWFQNRRIKWRKQSLEQKAAKLSQFGGPQPVPRELPDEEDRGENEEGDVDIEV